The following are from one region of the Paenalkalicoccus suaedae genome:
- the ectB gene encoding diaminobutyrate--2-oxoglutarate transaminase: MTTNNLDIINELESSVRSYVRSFPTVFTKAQGYKMWDEAGKEYLDFFSGAGALNYGHNEPSMKKKLVEYILDDGITHSLDMASTAKIDFLNKFNDVILKPRNMEYKVMFPGPTGTNTVESALKIARKVTGRTDIVSFTNGFHGMTIGSLSVTGNSMKRRGAGIPLNNTVTMPYDNFVNDESMDTLDYFERFLEDNGSGVAIPAAVILETVQGEGGINAARMEWLQRVEKICREWGILVIIDDVQAGVGRTGTFFSFEPAGIKPDIVCLSKSIGGYGLPLALTLIKPELDQWKPGEHNGTFRGNNMAFVTATEALTYWEDPTFEKSIQDKADTVTAFLDDMIEKYPAMEGRRKGRGLMQGIHSDVEGFSEKVAEHAFKRQLIMETAGGHDEVFKLFPPINIDEDGLQSGLAVLEESIKDAMESMNLDKETAKQ, from the coding sequence ATGACTACTAATAATTTAGACATTATCAATGAGTTGGAATCAAGCGTAAGAAGCTATGTAAGAAGCTTCCCTACAGTTTTCACTAAAGCACAAGGATATAAGATGTGGGATGAAGCTGGAAAGGAATACCTTGATTTTTTCTCTGGTGCAGGTGCGCTGAATTACGGTCATAATGAACCAAGCATGAAAAAGAAATTAGTAGAGTACATCTTAGACGATGGCATTACTCATTCACTAGATATGGCATCTACAGCAAAGATCGATTTCTTAAATAAATTTAACGACGTTATCTTAAAGCCTCGTAATATGGAATACAAAGTGATGTTCCCAGGTCCAACTGGAACAAACACAGTCGAAAGTGCCCTTAAGATTGCCCGCAAAGTAACTGGCAGAACAGATATCGTGAGCTTTACTAACGGTTTCCACGGGATGACAATCGGCTCACTTTCCGTCACAGGTAATTCCATGAAGCGCCGCGGTGCTGGAATTCCTTTAAATAACACAGTGACGATGCCTTACGATAACTTCGTTAATGACGAAAGCATGGATACACTCGACTACTTCGAACGCTTCTTAGAAGATAACGGAAGTGGCGTAGCAATTCCTGCAGCTGTCATCTTAGAAACCGTTCAAGGTGAGGGTGGAATTAATGCTGCTCGCATGGAATGGTTACAGCGCGTCGAAAAAATCTGTCGTGAGTGGGGCATCTTAGTGATCATTGACGATGTTCAAGCAGGTGTTGGACGCACAGGTACCTTCTTCTCATTCGAGCCAGCAGGTATTAAACCAGATATCGTTTGTTTATCAAAATCGATCGGTGGCTATGGACTACCGTTAGCACTAACACTTATTAAACCAGAGCTTGATCAGTGGAAGCCTGGTGAGCACAACGGTACTTTCCGTGGTAATAACATGGCGTTTGTAACTGCTACGGAGGCGCTAACGTATTGGGAAGATCCTACTTTCGAAAAAAGCATTCAGGATAAGGCTGATACCGTAACAGCATTTTTAGATGATATGATCGAAAAGTACCCTGCGATGGAAGGTCGTCGTAAAGGCCGTGGTCTTATGCAAGGCATCCATTCTGATGTAGAAGGCTTCAGTGAAAAAGTTGCTGAGCACGCATTCAAGCGTCAATTAATTATGGAAACTGCCGGTGGACACGACGAAGTATTTAAGCTATTCCCTCCTATCAACATTGATGAGGATGGCCTTCAGTCAGGACTAGCAGTACTTGAAGAGAGTATTAAAGACGCAATGGAATCAATGAATCTAGATAAAGAGACAGCTAAACAATAA
- a CDS encoding GntR family transcriptional regulator codes for MLITLNFESDEAIYSQIVKQVIIGIAKKQLQPNDPLPSVRSLAADIGINLHTVNKAYQQLKQEGYILIHRQKGVVVHPEGVGKATEKYVESVKDTLRPIIAEGLCKQLSDESILAIFKETLDEFSPKEDES; via the coding sequence ATGCTTATTACGCTCAATTTTGAATCCGACGAAGCGATTTATTCGCAAATAGTGAAACAAGTCATTATCGGAATTGCTAAAAAGCAATTACAACCAAATGATCCTCTTCCGTCCGTCCGCTCTTTAGCAGCAGATATCGGAATCAACTTACACACAGTGAATAAAGCTTATCAGCAGTTAAAACAGGAAGGCTATATCCTTATTCACCGGCAAAAGGGAGTCGTTGTACATCCTGAAGGCGTAGGTAAAGCCACGGAGAAGTATGTGGAATCGGTGAAAGATACATTGCGTCCGATTATTGCAGAAGGACTATGTAAACAACTTTCAGACGAATCTATATTAGCTATATTTAAAGAGACGCTTGATGAATTTTCACCAAAGGAGGATGAATCGTGA
- a CDS encoding AbrB family transcriptional regulator: MKFFQTFETLVIALIGGIIFTYLSLPLSWMLGPLTAVMLYKNITKRDTPWNPRLKELGLIVLGISFGLYFTMNTIQLILPYFLPYSFITALLIVATIIMAIAVTRFIKVDKITSVFGSIPGGLTEMVIASEKLDAKPAQVMIFQTIRLLLVLFTVPYAIIFLFGTVQGDAPIVTAPSGDAAFLSVFTLLFILPALIGLRFQHVIPAGIMILPMIITALLHISPIPVASVPDVLFFGAQLCVGVSLGRSISFGDIKEAGKYGPIYAAVAIGTISVSFLLGLLLSTLTTMNVQTAMLAAAPGGLIEMVLTASIVGADPAIVSSLQLMRIIIIITFVPSFLSWYFTSLTS, from the coding sequence ATGAAATTCTTTCAAACCTTCGAAACGTTAGTAATCGCATTAATAGGAGGTATTATTTTTACCTACCTCTCCCTCCCACTATCGTGGATGCTCGGACCGCTTACCGCTGTTATGCTCTACAAAAATATCACAAAGCGCGATACACCATGGAATCCAAGGCTTAAGGAACTTGGGCTTATCGTGTTAGGAATATCCTTCGGCCTCTATTTCACCATGAATACGATTCAGCTTATACTGCCTTATTTTCTTCCCTATTCATTTATCACAGCGCTACTCATTGTTGCGACTATTATCATGGCAATTGCCGTAACTAGGTTTATTAAAGTCGATAAGATCACGAGTGTATTCGGGTCGATTCCAGGCGGGCTTACGGAGATGGTGATTGCGAGCGAAAAACTTGATGCAAAGCCGGCACAAGTTATGATCTTTCAAACAATTCGACTTCTTCTCGTTCTGTTCACCGTACCATACGCGATTATCTTTTTATTTGGAACGGTACAAGGAGATGCACCGATCGTCACAGCACCTAGCGGAGATGCTGCCTTTCTATCTGTTTTCACCTTACTATTTATTCTTCCAGCACTTATCGGGTTAAGGTTTCAACATGTGATCCCAGCAGGCATTATGATCCTTCCTATGATCATTACTGCTCTCCTTCACATCAGTCCTATTCCTGTAGCCTCCGTACCAGATGTCTTATTTTTCGGAGCTCAGCTCTGCGTAGGCGTGTCACTCGGTCGCTCTATTTCATTCGGAGATATTAAAGAGGCCGGTAAATATGGTCCGATTTACGCTGCAGTTGCTATCGGAACCATCTCCGTATCTTTTTTACTTGGCCTTCTCTTATCTACACTAACAACCATGAATGTGCAAACAGCTATGCTGGCCGCAGCACCAGGAGGTCTTATCGAAATGGTATTAACGGCTTCTATAGTCGGCGCGGATCCAGCAATTGTCTCTTCCCTACAGCTAATGAGGATTATCATCATCATTACCTTTGTGCCGTCGTTTTTAAGCTGGTACTTCACTTCCCTTACAAGCTAA
- the typA gene encoding translational GTPase TypA, whose amino-acid sequence MNVRNDLRNIAIIAHVDHGKTTLVDQLLQQSGTFRDNEQVQERAMDNNDLEKERGITILAKNTAVRFEDKLINILDTPGHADFGGEVERILKMVDGVLLVVDAFEGCMPQTRFVLKKALEQKLTPVVVVNKIDRPAARPDEVVDEVLDLFIELGADDNQLEFPIVYASAINGTASLNPEEQDENMKALFETIVESVPAPVDNGDEPFQFQVTMLDYNDYLGRIGIGRVFRGTLKRGDQASLVQPDGTVKNFRITKMFGFLGLKREEIEVARAGDLIAMSGVEDIMVGDTICPPSHIEALDAVRIDEPTLQMTFLVNNSPFAGREGDHVTSRKIEARLLTQVETDVSLRVEPTSSPDAWTVSGRGELHLSILIENLRREGYELQVSKPEVIIRNVDGAACEPYENVQVDVPEEYTGSVMESLGERKGEMQNMINKGDGQVRLEFLVPSRGLIGYTTEFMSQTKGYGILNHSYDSYRPLAQGYVGGRRQGVLVSMETGKATGYGMLQIEDRGTLFVEPGTDIYEGMIVGENTRDNDLTVNITKMKAQTNIRSATKEATVTMKRPRLLTLEEALEFCNEDEYCEVTPQSIRLRKKVLDKAMREREEKRRKLSAKN is encoded by the coding sequence ATGAATGTACGTAATGACTTACGCAATATCGCGATTATTGCCCACGTTGACCATGGTAAAACGACGTTAGTTGACCAGCTGTTACAGCAGTCCGGTACTTTCCGCGACAATGAGCAGGTTCAAGAACGCGCAATGGATAACAACGATCTAGAGAAGGAACGCGGTATTACGATCTTAGCGAAGAACACTGCCGTTCGTTTTGAGGACAAGCTGATCAATATTTTAGACACACCTGGTCACGCCGACTTTGGTGGAGAGGTAGAACGTATTTTAAAGATGGTTGATGGCGTATTACTCGTTGTCGATGCTTTTGAAGGCTGTATGCCACAAACGCGCTTCGTACTAAAAAAAGCGCTTGAGCAAAAGCTGACTCCAGTAGTCGTTGTAAATAAAATTGACCGTCCAGCGGCACGCCCTGATGAGGTTGTCGATGAAGTATTAGACCTCTTTATTGAGCTTGGCGCAGACGATAATCAGCTTGAGTTCCCAATTGTATATGCTTCCGCAATTAACGGTACAGCAAGTTTAAATCCTGAAGAGCAGGACGAAAACATGAAGGCTCTATTTGAGACGATTGTTGAATCTGTTCCAGCACCTGTTGACAATGGCGACGAGCCATTCCAATTCCAGGTTACGATGCTTGATTATAACGACTACCTAGGTCGTATCGGTATCGGTCGTGTTTTCCGCGGAACGTTAAAGCGCGGTGACCAAGCTTCTTTAGTACAGCCTGATGGAACAGTTAAGAACTTCCGTATCACAAAAATGTTCGGATTCTTAGGTCTTAAGCGTGAAGAAATCGAAGTAGCACGAGCTGGTGATTTAATCGCTATGTCAGGTGTAGAAGATATCATGGTTGGTGACACCATTTGCCCTCCATCTCATATTGAAGCACTTGATGCAGTTCGTATTGATGAGCCTACGCTTCAAATGACATTCTTAGTTAACAACAGCCCGTTTGCTGGACGCGAAGGCGATCACGTAACGAGCCGTAAAATTGAAGCACGTCTGTTAACGCAAGTTGAAACAGATGTAAGCTTACGCGTTGAGCCAACTTCTTCCCCTGATGCATGGACAGTATCTGGACGTGGAGAGCTTCACTTATCTATTCTTATCGAAAACCTACGTCGTGAAGGCTATGAGCTTCAGGTTTCAAAACCAGAAGTAATCATCCGTAACGTCGATGGCGCAGCATGTGAGCCTTACGAGAACGTACAAGTAGACGTTCCTGAAGAGTACACTGGATCTGTTATGGAATCATTAGGTGAGCGTAAAGGTGAAATGCAAAATATGATCAACAAAGGTGACGGCCAAGTTCGCTTAGAGTTCTTAGTCCCATCACGTGGTCTTATTGGATACACAACGGAATTCATGTCCCAAACAAAGGGTTACGGAATTCTAAACCATAGCTACGATAGCTATCGTCCACTTGCTCAAGGCTATGTTGGCGGACGTCGTCAAGGCGTACTTGTTTCTATGGAGACAGGAAAAGCTACTGGTTACGGCATGCTTCAAATTGAAGACCGTGGTACTCTATTCGTAGAGCCTGGTACAGATATTTATGAAGGCATGATCGTTGGAGAAAACACGCGTGATAACGACCTAACAGTTAACATCACGAAGATGAAGGCACAAACAAACATCCGTTCAGCAACGAAGGAAGCAACTGTTACAATGAAGCGTCCACGTCTTCTAACTTTAGAAGAAGCGCTTGAATTTTGTAACGAAGATGAGTACTGCGAAGTAACACCTCAGTCCATCCGCCTTCGTAAGAAAGTGTTAGACAAGGCAATGCGTGAGCGTGAAGAAAAGCGCAGAAAGCTTTCTGCTAAAAACTAA
- the proB gene encoding glutamate 5-kinase translates to MERIVLKIGSSSLTTPNGELDDQKLQEVVTFIAKARDHADIILVTSGAVAAGFKQVGYQTRPVTVHGKQAAAAVGQTLLMERYHTHFKAYDMTAAQLLVSRSDLYREEQYKNVYATITELIKRHVIPIINENDSTAIEELTFGDNDRLAALVGGMVHATHVILFTDTDGVYSANPQTNPDAKKYDTITEITDDLFAQAEETTTKVGTGGMRAKLSAATLAHQFGVTAYISTLKAETSLLSIIKGDGKGTYLPSPTTGVMKTSKQWIAVHSKHAGELFIDNGAKEAMIERKKSLLAVGIDHIKGTFSRDDVVTVYSLDGELLGKGKTQVSSEDLTALSSKENQVIIHRDQWITYS, encoded by the coding sequence GTGGAACGAATCGTATTAAAAATTGGTAGTAGTTCATTAACGACACCTAATGGAGAGCTTGACGATCAAAAATTACAAGAGGTTGTCACGTTTATTGCAAAAGCGCGCGATCATGCTGATATTATACTTGTTACGTCAGGTGCCGTTGCAGCAGGCTTTAAGCAAGTCGGCTATCAAACAAGACCCGTCACCGTTCATGGAAAGCAAGCTGCCGCTGCAGTTGGACAAACACTTTTAATGGAGCGATATCACACGCATTTTAAAGCGTACGATATGACTGCAGCCCAACTCTTAGTTTCTCGCAGTGATTTGTATCGCGAAGAGCAGTATAAGAACGTCTATGCAACCATCACAGAATTAATCAAGCGTCACGTTATTCCTATTATAAACGAAAATGATTCTACTGCTATCGAAGAATTAACGTTTGGCGACAATGACCGACTAGCGGCACTTGTAGGCGGCATGGTTCATGCTACTCACGTCATCCTCTTCACAGATACAGACGGTGTGTATAGCGCCAACCCGCAAACGAATCCGGATGCTAAAAAGTATGACACCATTACAGAGATTACGGACGACCTGTTTGCTCAAGCGGAAGAAACGACGACGAAGGTTGGGACAGGCGGAATGCGCGCGAAACTCTCTGCTGCGACACTGGCTCACCAATTTGGTGTCACTGCCTATATCAGCACATTAAAAGCAGAGACGTCGCTTTTATCGATCATAAAAGGAGATGGTAAGGGCACTTACCTACCTAGTCCAACTACTGGTGTGATGAAGACATCGAAGCAGTGGATTGCCGTTCATTCCAAGCACGCAGGCGAACTCTTTATTGATAATGGCGCAAAGGAAGCGATGATCGAACGTAAAAAAAGCTTGCTTGCTGTTGGGATCGATCATATAAAAGGCACCTTCTCACGAGATGATGTCGTCACAGTGTACAGTCTAGACGGCGAACTTTTAGGTAAAGGTAAAACGCAAGTCAGCTCCGAAGATTTAACTGCTCTTTCTTCCAAAGAAAATCAAGTCATTATTCATCGGGATCAATGGATCACGTATTCGTAA
- a CDS encoding ectoine synthase, with amino-acid sequence MKVVKLEDIIGSEQEVKGENWTSRRLLLKKDGMGYSVHDTVIKAGTETHIWYQNHLEAVYCIEGDGEVETIADGKVWPIKANEIYALDKNDEHLLRANTDMRMVCVFNPPITGKETHNEEGAYEIVEDDE; translated from the coding sequence ATGAAGGTAGTTAAATTAGAAGATATTATCGGATCTGAACAAGAAGTAAAAGGTGAAAACTGGACGAGCCGTCGCCTACTTTTGAAAAAAGACGGTATGGGCTACTCCGTTCACGATACAGTTATTAAAGCTGGAACAGAAACGCACATTTGGTATCAAAATCACCTAGAAGCCGTGTATTGTATCGAAGGTGACGGCGAAGTCGAGACAATCGCTGACGGCAAAGTGTGGCCAATTAAAGCGAATGAAATTTATGCATTAGATAAAAACGATGAGCATTTACTTCGTGCGAACACAGATATGCGTATGGTTTGTGTATTTAACCCACCTATTACAGGGAAAGAAACGCACAACGAAGAAGGCGCGTATGAAATCGTGGAAGACGACGAGTAA
- the ectA gene encoding diaminobutyrate acetyltransferase: MSKESTAVLDTFTLSQPTKEDGQGMWALAKKTSLDLNSVYKYIMMAEYFSETCVVAKEKDEVVGFITGFIQPEHPDVIFVWQVGVDSSQRGKGVAYKMLKELISREACKEVNFLEATITKDNTASQALFKKLAKQMNTTYRVTETFPEEVFPGDEHDAEYTYRIGPFSK; the protein is encoded by the coding sequence ATGTCCAAAGAGTCAACGGCTGTTTTAGACACTTTCACACTTAGCCAGCCTACGAAAGAGGATGGTCAAGGGATGTGGGCGTTAGCCAAGAAGACCTCGCTCGATCTTAACTCCGTCTACAAGTACATCATGATGGCAGAATACTTCTCTGAGACTTGTGTTGTAGCAAAGGAAAAGGATGAAGTTGTTGGTTTTATTACTGGCTTTATTCAACCCGAACACCCAGATGTGATTTTCGTTTGGCAGGTCGGAGTCGACTCGTCGCAACGCGGTAAAGGCGTTGCCTACAAGATGCTCAAAGAGCTAATTAGTAGAGAAGCATGTAAAGAAGTCAACTTCCTAGAAGCAACCATTACGAAAGACAATACCGCTTCTCAAGCATTGTTTAAAAAGCTCGCCAAACAAATGAATACGACCTATCGTGTAACAGAGACATTTCCTGAAGAAGTTTTCCCAGGCGATGAACACGACGCTGAGTATACGTATCGTATCGGTCCATTTTCAAAATAA
- a CDS encoding glutamate-5-semialdehyde dehydrogenase, giving the protein MTEVQEKAKRSKVASKKVALVSNDARDFALERIAEAIQANVTDILSANHQDIAEAKKNQLQEALIDRLTLTEERLAGIVQSIYDVIGLSSPLQETVSTNARPNGLVIEEVRVPLGCIATIYEARPNVTVDIAVLSIKTGNSVILRGSTSTIHSNKKLVAIMKQALADTELPEDTISLIESPDREATKYLFHAKEFVDVIIPRGGKKLIDLVVRESSVPVIETGAGNCHMYVDESADVTLSRSVIVDAKAQRPSVCNALETLLVHKDWASKHLSCLMDDLLLNKVTVRGDERARAIDERIVPLLEDDFDTEFLSLTLPIKVVDSVEEAVDHIDTYGTKHSEAILSEDENSVVYFMNAIDAACVYHNASTRFTDGIEFGFGAEVGISTQKLHVRGPMGLPALTSTKYRIKGNGQTKAQPILNTLLH; this is encoded by the coding sequence ATGACAGAGGTCCAGGAAAAAGCGAAACGAAGTAAAGTTGCGTCAAAAAAGGTTGCCTTAGTATCAAATGATGCACGAGATTTTGCACTTGAACGAATAGCTGAAGCAATTCAAGCAAACGTAACGGATATCCTTTCGGCGAATCATCAAGACATTGCAGAGGCCAAAAAGAATCAGCTTCAAGAAGCGCTGATTGATCGTTTAACACTTACGGAGGAGCGCTTAGCTGGGATTGTTCAGTCGATCTACGACGTTATCGGTCTCTCCTCCCCACTCCAAGAAACGGTATCCACAAATGCCAGACCTAATGGACTTGTAATTGAAGAAGTTCGTGTCCCTCTTGGGTGTATCGCAACCATTTACGAAGCGAGACCGAATGTCACGGTCGATATCGCGGTGCTTAGTATTAAAACAGGAAATAGCGTCATTCTTCGAGGTAGCACTTCTACGATTCACTCGAATAAAAAGCTCGTCGCGATTATGAAACAGGCTTTAGCTGATACGGAATTACCGGAGGATACAATCTCGTTAATTGAATCACCTGATCGCGAAGCAACGAAATATTTGTTTCATGCAAAGGAATTTGTAGACGTGATTATTCCACGAGGGGGTAAAAAGCTGATTGATCTGGTTGTTCGAGAGTCGTCCGTGCCTGTGATCGAAACCGGGGCTGGCAACTGTCATATGTATGTAGACGAATCGGCAGATGTGACCCTTTCACGCTCTGTGATTGTAGATGCAAAAGCGCAGCGACCTTCCGTTTGTAATGCGCTTGAAACGCTTCTCGTGCATAAGGATTGGGCGTCTAAGCACTTATCGTGTTTGATGGATGATTTATTATTAAATAAGGTGACAGTCCGCGGAGATGAGCGGGCAAGGGCGATTGATGAGAGGATAGTACCGCTCTTAGAGGATGATTTTGACACAGAGTTTTTATCACTTACGTTACCAATTAAAGTTGTTGATTCTGTTGAAGAGGCCGTGGATCATATCGACACCTATGGCACGAAGCATTCGGAGGCTATTTTGTCAGAAGACGAAAATAGCGTTGTCTACTTTATGAATGCCATTGATGCAGCTTGCGTGTATCATAATGCCTCTACTCGCTTTACCGATGGAATTGAGTTCGGATTTGGGGCAGAAGTTGGTATAAGCACACAAAAGTTGCACGTACGTGGACCAATGGGTCTCCCTGCTTTAACATCGACAAAATACCGAATTAAAGGAAATGGGCAAACGAAAGCGCAACCAATCTTAAATACCCTTCTTCATTAA
- a CDS encoding site-specific integrase, translating into MTPRTVEPIRKLATIEKMKQLLKEQSYRDYFLFLLGLNTGLRIGDLLPLKVHHVRSKKYIILVEEKTGKAKRFPLNREIREHIATYTIGMTDDDYLFPSSMTGEPIQRDRAYKLLKKAANEAGAEFVGTHTLRKTFGYHFYKKYKDASMLQKIFNHSSQSVTLRYIGISQEEIDDAIDDFSL; encoded by the coding sequence ATGACTCCAAGAACAGTGGAGCCAATTCGAAAGCTTGCGACTATTGAGAAAATGAAGCAGTTATTAAAGGAGCAGTCGTACCGAGACTACTTTTTATTTTTACTAGGTTTAAATACGGGTCTTCGAATAGGAGATTTATTGCCGTTGAAGGTGCATCACGTGAGAAGTAAAAAATATATTATTTTAGTAGAAGAAAAAACGGGGAAAGCGAAGCGATTTCCGTTAAATAGAGAAATTAGAGAGCACATCGCGACATATACGATAGGAATGACGGATGATGATTATTTGTTCCCATCATCTATGACAGGGGAGCCGATCCAGAGGGATCGCGCGTATAAACTATTAAAAAAGGCAGCCAATGAAGCGGGCGCTGAGTTTGTAGGAACTCACACACTTCGCAAAACATTTGGCTACCATTTTTATAAAAAATATAAGGATGCGTCGATGCTTCAAAAGATTTTTAATCATTCCTCGCAAAGTGTCACGCTTCGCTACATCGGTATTTCACAAGAAGAGATTGATGATGCTATTGATGACTTTAGCTTGTAA